GTACTTGAGTACGCTGCGCTCAAAATCCCGGCGCTTCCTTTTCAGACCGCAAAAAGCGTATTTTGCAAATTCGCCCAACACCAGCCGTCGCCTCCGCGTTCGCTCCGGCGAGTTTAAGGAAGGCGACTTTACGACCATCTCCTGATGGAGGGCCGGGGTGAAAGGCAGAAAAGGCAATAAAAGCAGAAAGGCAGGGGGAAAAGACAAAAGGAGGGTAAAGAGTTCTGGCGGGGTGGGTGAGCCTGTCAGGCTGATTTACGCAAACCTGACTTTTACGCCCTGAATGCGTCAGCGCCGGGATTTTGATACTCACGTACTTGAGTACGCTGCGCTCAAAATCCCGGCGCTTCCTTTTCAGACCGCAAAAAGCGTATTTTGCAAATTCGCCCAACACCAGCCATCGCCTTCGCCTTGCTCCGGCGAGTTTAAGGAAGGCGACTCCACGACCAGCTTTTGATGGAGGGCAGCTCTTTCTGACTCGCAATTCATTCTGCTAGTTATGACCGAATGGAAATTGCCATTTACGCGCATAACTTTGCTATATCGCATAGTTTTTTGTTGTGGTTAGCCCGGGCTTGGAGGTGACTGAAAACCCAGAATCCGTGGGGAAAGAGTACGAAGCCATTTCCTAAACGAGCGACTAGATCAGTGGAATTTGGCTGAAGCGGATATTGATCGAAGCGAAGGCGTCCTCTGGCATTTACGCGGCGCGGAGGGAGATCACCTGAGCGAGCGCAGCGAGTGAGGGAAGCTCCCGCAGCTATAGCCGCGTTGCCCTCGCTGTTTTGCGGAAGCTGAAAACCTTTCTTAGGGGGTGCTTCGGGGGGGATGCAAGGGGGGCCGAGAAGGGGGCATAGCCCCATAACCGGCCCCGCCTTGCTGCGCGCCGCACAGGCGTCCCAACTTCGCCGGACGGCGGAATCCCGTGCCCGAAGGGCAGAAAAAAGATAAACTTGATGCCTCTCGGGCGCGGCCACGCCGGGCAGGTGTCCCAACGCCGCCGGACGGCAGAATCTAACGCTTGACCGGCATAAACAGGTCAAACGGCATACTCGGATTCCAGTCCGCAGGGTACAATTCAAAGCAGGGGGCCTGCTCGTTCAGTTTCCATTCCTGCTGCCCGCCAAGCCACGTCTGGTACATGAACATGTATCCCGCACCGATGCTTTCCAGATTTGGCACAGTGCAGCGGGCGTAGGAGCCGGACGGTATGGCGGTGGTTTCAATGCCTGCTGGAATCTGTTCGTCAGCCTCAACAGCGGCCCAGTAGTCAAAATCCTGGGCATTGAGCATGATGGAAACGCCGTAGCTTTCCTTGCCATAAATTTTGGGCATTTGCGGGCAGAAGTTCTGCCATAGGGTTGGACAATCTTCCTTGGCCTTTGCCATGTTGGTACGCACCTTGATGCCCATAAGCTGCTTGGCCGGAAAATCCACAACTTTTATTTCAAATCCGTTCATAGGTACTCCTTGCGGGGATATATTGTGTGGGGTCAGCATGTTCCTGCTGGCGAAAATTCGCTCGACTTTTTTTGCGCTTCTGCCCACCGTGGCCCTTGGCGGCCAGAACCGAGATGGGAGAATAAATGGAAACACTTACCTACCAGCAGCGTATAGGCCTTGTGCTGCGCCACATTGAGCAGCACCTTGATGCCAGGCCAAATCTGGAAGAGCTGGCGCGCATAGCCTGTTTTTCGCCCTACCATTTTCACCGGATATTTTCTTCAATGGTGGGCGAGAGCGTTGCAGCATACGTGCGCCGTTTGCTGTTGGAGCGCGCCGCCATGCAACTTGGGCATTCCCCTGAATCTGTCACCCAGATAGCCCTTGGCGCGGGCTATGATAGCGTGGACGCCTTTACGCGGGCTTTTCGGGCGCATATGGGCATGCTGCCATCCGAATACCGCCGCAGGAAGGGGCATCTGGAGGTTGCCCGCAGGCGAGATCTTACGCGTCCCCTGTTTTACCATGAAATGAGCGATCTCCCGCCCATGAATGTACGTGTTGAAAAATTTGCGCCGTGCTTGGTGGCTGCTGTGCGGCATACAGGGCCGTATGACGAGAGTTTCCCTGCATGGGAAAAACTGTGCGGCGCGCTGGAGGCTAACGGCCTGCTTTCTGATGCCTCAGTGGCGTACGGCGTGAGCTATGACAACCCGGACATTACCGCGCCCCAAAAGTGCCGCATGGATGCCTGCGTCAGCCTGCCGCCAGGATTGCTGGAAGCAAGTGCTGA
This genomic stretch from Desulfovibrio desulfuricans harbors:
- a CDS encoding GyrI-like domain-containing protein, which produces MNGFEIKVVDFPAKQLMGIKVRTNMAKAKEDCPTLWQNFCPQMPKIYGKESYGVSIMLNAQDFDYWAAVEADEQIPAGIETTAIPSGSYARCTVPNLESIGAGYMFMYQTWLGGQQEWKLNEQAPCFELYPADWNPSMPFDLFMPVKR
- a CDS encoding AraC family transcriptional regulator; amino-acid sequence: METLTYQQRIGLVLRHIEQHLDARPNLEELARIACFSPYHFHRIFSSMVGESVAAYVRRLLLERAAMQLGHSPESVTQIALGAGYDSVDAFTRAFRAHMGMLPSEYRRRKGHLEVARRRDLTRPLFYHEMSDLPPMNVRVEKFAPCLVAAVRHTGPYDESFPAWEKLCGALEANGLLSDASVAYGVSYDNPDITAPQKCRMDACVSLPPGLLEASAELCPLLQNEEIFLRHIGGEQEYAVLRIRGPYFLLHPAYRSLFGVWFPQSGREPYNDPGFEIYWNSPQTTPPADLLTEICIPLRPIDKS